The Euphorbia lathyris chromosome 8, ddEupLath1.1, whole genome shotgun sequence genome has a window encoding:
- the LOC136203711 gene encoding uncharacterized protein, with amino-acid sequence MAPRSHCLILIPMMLMVVIPICVIGMFLHAQKISYFLRPLWDDPPPPFKRIPHYYAENVSMERLCRVHGWSLRREPRRVYDGILFSNELDLLEIRWRELHPYITKFVILESNTTFTGIPKPLIFASNRKRFAFADDKIVHHVFSGSSAFRGSKNDPFMLELQQRTAMNVLLHRAGISDGDLVIMSDVDEIPSPHTVKLLQWCDGIPPIFHLELKNYIYSFEFPVDYSSWRATVQIYGSGTRYRHSRQTDLIFADAGWHCSFCFRQIKDIVFKMTGYSHADRVRKKDYLSYSRIQKIICSGDDLFDMLPEEYTFQELIKKMGSVPRSASAVHIPAYLVENADKFRFLLPGGCLRADAKRRIR; translated from the coding sequence ATGGCTCCTCGATCTCACTGCTTAATACTTATACCTATGATGCTTATGGTAGTCATTCCAATTTGTGTGATTGGAATGTTCTTGCATGCTCAGAAAATTTCTTATTTTCTCCGCCCACTTTGGGAtgatccccctcctcccttcaAGCGTATACCTCACTATTATGCAGAAAATGTTTCAATGGAACGTCTTTGCCGAGTTCATGGTTGGTCCCTGCGTCGTGAACCACGCCGTGTCTATGACGGCATATTATTCAGCAATGAGCTAGACCTTCTTGAAATCAGATGGCGTGAGCTTCATCCCTACATTACTAAATTTGTGATTCTAGAGTCGAACACCACCTTCACAGGAATCCCCAAACCCCTCATTTTTGCCTCAAACAGGAAGCGGTTTGCTTTCGCTGATGACAAGATCGTCCATCATGTATTCTCCGGAAGCTCTGCATTTCGGGGATCAAAGAATGACCCTTTTATGCTTGAATTGCAGCAGCGTACAGCTATGAATGTATTACTCCATCGTGCAGGGATTTCAGATGGTGACCTGGTTATAATGTCAGACGTAGATGAAATTCCCAGCCCACACACGGTGAAGTTACTACAATGGTGTGACGGGATACCACCGATTTTTCATCTAGAGCTAAAAAACTACATTTACTCATTCGAATTCCCTGTAGACTACAGTAGTTGGCGTGCGACGGTCCAGATTTATGGGTCTGGGACGAGATACAGGCATTCACGGCAAACGGACCTGATATTTGCTGATGCTGGATGGCATTGTAGCTTTTGCTTTCGACAAATAAAGGATATAGTGTTTAAAATGACTGGGTATAGCCATGCAGACAGAGTAagaaaaaaagattatttaagtTATTCTAGAATACAGAAAATCATATGCAGTGGAGATGATCTGTTTGATATGCTACCAGAAGAATATACATTTCAGGAGTTGATTAAGAAGATGGGTTCAGTACCGCGATCAGCTTCTGCAGTTCATATTCCTGCATATTTGGTAGAGAATGCAGATAAGTTTAGGTTTCTACTTCCTGGGGGCTGTTTGCGCGCAGACGCCAAAAGAAGGATTAGATAA